In one window of Pseudomonas chlororaphis subsp. chlororaphis DNA:
- a CDS encoding efflux RND transporter periplasmic adaptor subunit has translation MRNRKTTLVLAGVLTVLAAAGLWYLLKPPSTKLAAPTAVPVRVISVAQQDVPRHVSGIGSVLSLHNVVIRPQVDGILTRLLVKEGQLVKAGDLLATIDDRSIRASLDQARAQLAENQAQLQVAQVNLKRYKLLSVDDGVSKQTYDQQQALVNQLKASVQGNQAAIDAAQVQLSYTQIRSPVSGRVGIRTVDEGNFLRTSDTQGLFSVTQIDPIAVEFSLPQQMLPTLQGLLVAEHPASVDAYLGADTDSDTGERLGEGHLSLIDNQIDTNTGTIRAKAEFSNPGQKLWPGQLVTIQIQTAVEKAALVVPPGVVQRGLDKHFVYRVKDDKVEIVPVQMVYQDSGQNIIKGVQAGDLLVSDGQSRLKAGSHIEVLSEPPQQIQAANAEPQP, from the coding sequence ATGCGTAATCGAAAAACAACCCTTGTGCTCGCAGGCGTGCTCACCGTTCTCGCCGCCGCTGGCCTGTGGTACCTGCTCAAGCCACCCAGCACCAAGCTGGCGGCGCCGACCGCGGTGCCGGTGCGGGTGATCAGCGTCGCCCAGCAGGATGTACCGCGGCATGTCAGTGGCATCGGCTCGGTGCTTTCGCTGCACAACGTGGTGATTCGCCCCCAGGTGGACGGCATCCTCACCCGGCTGCTGGTCAAGGAAGGCCAGTTGGTCAAGGCCGGCGACCTGCTGGCAACCATCGACGACCGCTCGATCCGCGCCAGCCTCGATCAGGCCCGGGCGCAACTGGCGGAAAACCAGGCGCAACTGCAAGTGGCCCAGGTCAACCTCAAGCGTTACAAGCTGCTGTCGGTGGATGACGGCGTGTCCAAGCAGACCTACGACCAGCAGCAGGCGCTGGTCAACCAGCTCAAGGCCAGCGTCCAGGGCAACCAGGCCGCCATCGATGCGGCGCAGGTGCAGCTGTCCTATACCCAGATCCGCTCGCCGGTGTCCGGCCGCGTCGGCATCCGCACCGTCGACGAAGGCAATTTCCTGCGCACCAGCGATACCCAGGGCCTGTTCTCGGTGACCCAGATCGACCCGATCGCGGTCGAGTTTTCCTTGCCGCAACAGATGCTGCCGACCCTGCAGGGGCTGCTGGTCGCCGAGCACCCGGCCTCGGTGGACGCCTACCTGGGCGCCGATACCGACTCCGACACGGGCGAGCGCCTGGGCGAAGGCCACCTGAGCCTGATCGACAACCAGATCGACACCAACACCGGGACCATCCGCGCCAAGGCCGAATTCAGCAACCCCGGGCAAAAGCTCTGGCCCGGCCAACTGGTGACCATCCAGATCCAGACCGCCGTGGAAAAAGCCGCCCTGGTGGTACCACCCGGCGTGGTGCAGCGTGGCCTGGACAAACACTTCGTGTATCGGGTCAAGGACGACAAGGTGGAAATCGTCCCGGTGCAGATGGTCTATCAGGACAGCGGCCAGAACATCATCAAGGGCGTGCAGGCCGGCGACCTGCTGGTCAGTGACGGCCAGTCGCGGCTCAAGGCCGGCTCACATATCGAAGTGCTCAGCGAACCGCCGCAACAGATCCAGGCGGCGAACGCGGAGCCACAGCCATGA
- a CDS encoding heavy metal response regulator transcription factor, translating into MRVLIIEDEEKTADYLHRGLTEQGYTVDLARDGVEGLHLALEGDYAVIVLDVMLPGLDGFGVLRALRARKQTPVIMLTARERVEDRIKGLRDGADDYLGKPFSFLELVARLQALTRRSGGHEPVQISIADLWIDLISRKASRAGTRLDLTAKEFSLLSVLARRQGEILSKTAIAEMVWDINFDSDANVVEVAIKRLRAKLDGPFEQKLLHTIRGMGYVLENRGAS; encoded by the coding sequence ATGCGCGTTCTGATTATCGAAGACGAAGAGAAAACCGCGGACTATCTGCACCGCGGCCTGACCGAACAAGGCTACACCGTGGACCTCGCGCGCGACGGCGTCGAGGGCCTGCACCTGGCGCTGGAAGGCGACTACGCGGTGATCGTACTCGACGTGATGCTGCCCGGCCTCGACGGCTTCGGCGTGCTGCGGGCGCTGCGCGCGCGCAAACAGACACCGGTGATCATGCTCACCGCCCGCGAGCGCGTCGAAGACCGCATCAAGGGCCTGCGCGATGGCGCCGACGATTACCTGGGCAAGCCCTTTTCCTTCCTCGAACTGGTGGCGCGCCTGCAGGCCCTGACCCGCCGCAGCGGCGGCCACGAACCGGTGCAGATCAGCATCGCCGACCTGTGGATCGACCTGATCAGCCGCAAGGCCAGCCGTGCCGGCACGCGCCTGGACCTGACCGCCAAGGAGTTCTCGCTGCTCAGCGTGCTCGCCCGGCGCCAGGGCGAGATCCTTTCGAAAACCGCGATCGCCGAGATGGTCTGGGACATCAACTTCGACAGCGACGCCAACGTCGTCGAGGTGGCGATCAAGCGCCTGCGGGCCAAGCTCGACGGGCCATTCGAACAGAAACTGCTGCACACCATCCGCGGCATGGGGTATGTGCTGGAGAACCGCGGTGCCTCGTAA
- a CDS encoding GNAT family N-acetyltransferase: MADDYCLLMRRDLTGQPAPASWPAAFSLDSYRPELAAAVHNLMHLGYQDGGGSVPELDSWRQRFESDAEYNPQLCLVAQDGEGVVGVIQCWTSAYIKDLVVHPRARGQGLGRALLLQAFEVFRQRREAFVDLRVLEDNQRARGLYDSVGMVAIRREQVPHTPL, from the coding sequence ATGGCCGACGACTACTGCCTGCTGATGCGCCGCGACCTGACCGGGCAACCGGCTCCCGCCAGTTGGCCGGCCGCCTTCAGCCTCGACAGCTATCGACCGGAGCTGGCCGCAGCGGTGCATAACCTGATGCACCTCGGCTACCAGGACGGCGGCGGGAGCGTGCCGGAGCTGGACAGCTGGCGCCAGCGTTTCGAAAGCGACGCCGAATACAACCCGCAACTGTGCCTGGTGGCCCAGGACGGTGAAGGCGTCGTCGGGGTGATCCAGTGCTGGACCAGCGCCTATATCAAGGACCTGGTGGTGCATCCGCGGGCCCGTGGCCAGGGCCTGGGACGGGCCTTGCTGCTGCAGGCCTTCGAGGTCTTCCGCCAGCGCCGCGAAGCCTTTGTCGACCTGCGGGTGCTGGAAGACAACCAGCGAGCCCGCGGGCTGTACGACAGCGTCGGCATGGTCGCGATCCGCCGTGAGCAGGTTCCCCACACGCCGCTGTAA
- a CDS encoding multidrug efflux RND transporter permease subunit, with the protein MKGHGSISAWCVDHPVATLLLTFALVLLGAIAFPRLPIAPLPEAEFPTIQVTAQLPGASPETMASSVATPLEVQFSAIPGMTQMTSSSALGSTNLTLQFTLDKSIDTAAQEVQAAINTASGKLPNDMPSLPTWRKVNPADSPVLILSISSTQMPGTELSDYVETLLARQISQIDGVGLINITGQQRPAIRVQASPDRLAAIGLTLADIRVALQQASLNLAKGALYGESSISTLSTNDQLFHPEDYGQLIVSYKNGAPVQLKDVARVISGPENAYVQAWSNDQPGLNLVIFRQPGANIVDTVDRIQGELPRLEAMLPASVDVTVLSDRTKTIRASLHEVEITLLIAVLLVVAVMALFLRQLSATLIVSSVLGVSLVASFALMYVMGFSLNNLTLVAIVISVGFVVDDAIVVVENIHRHLEAGDGMREAAIKGAGEIGFTVVSISFSLIAAFIPLLFMGGVVGRLFKEFALTATSTILISVVVSLTLAPTLAALFMRAPTDHPHDRPGFGERLLALYERGLRRALAHQRLMLGLFGLTLGLAIAGYVFIPKGFFPVQDTGFVLGTSEAAADISYPDMVAKHLALAKILGADPAVETFSHSVGVTGNNQTIANGRFWIALKDRGQRDVSASQFIDRIRPQLAKVPGIVLYLRAGQDINLSSGPSRSQYQYVLKSNDGPTLNTWTQRLTEKLRANPAFRDLSNDLQLGGSITHISIDRSAAARFGLTATDVDEALYDAFGQRQVNEFQTETNQYNVILELDAQQRGKAESLNYFYLRSPLSGEMVPLSALAKVDPPTVGPLSIAHDGMFPAANLSFNLAPGVALGDAVIMLDQAKNQIGMPASIAGNFQGAAQAFQSSLASQPWLILAALVAVYIILGVLYESFVHPLTIISTLPSAGLGALIMLWLLGQDFSIMALIGLVLLIGIVKKNGILMIDFALEAQRKGGLSPQEAIYQACITRFRPIIMTTLAALLGALPLMLGYGAGAELRQPLGIAVVGGLLVSQALTLFTTPVIYLWLERLFHRPTPAPALASTS; encoded by the coding sequence ATGAAGGGCCACGGCTCGATCTCCGCCTGGTGCGTCGACCATCCGGTCGCCACCCTGCTGCTGACCTTCGCCCTGGTGCTGCTGGGCGCCATCGCCTTTCCCCGGCTGCCCATAGCGCCGCTGCCGGAGGCCGAATTCCCGACCATCCAGGTCACCGCGCAGCTGCCCGGCGCCAGCCCGGAAACCATGGCTTCCTCGGTGGCCACACCGCTGGAGGTGCAGTTCAGTGCCATCCCCGGCATGACCCAGATGACCTCCAGCAGCGCCCTGGGCTCGACCAACCTGACCCTGCAATTCACCCTCGACAAGAGCATCGACACCGCCGCCCAGGAAGTGCAGGCGGCGATCAACACCGCCTCGGGCAAGCTGCCCAACGACATGCCGAGCCTGCCCACCTGGCGCAAGGTCAACCCGGCGGACAGCCCGGTGCTGATCCTCAGCATCAGTTCCACGCAGATGCCCGGCACTGAACTGAGCGACTACGTGGAAACCCTGCTGGCCCGGCAGATCAGCCAGATCGACGGTGTCGGCCTGATCAATATCACCGGCCAGCAACGCCCGGCGATCCGCGTCCAGGCCTCGCCCGACCGGCTGGCGGCCATCGGCCTGACCCTGGCCGATATCCGCGTCGCCCTGCAGCAGGCCAGCCTCAACCTGGCCAAGGGTGCGCTGTATGGCGAGTCCAGCATCTCGACCTTGTCGACCAACGACCAGCTGTTCCATCCCGAGGACTACGGCCAGTTGATCGTCTCCTACAAGAACGGCGCACCGGTGCAGCTCAAGGACGTCGCCCGGGTCATCAGCGGCCCGGAAAACGCCTACGTGCAGGCCTGGTCCAACGACCAGCCGGGGCTCAACCTGGTGATCTTCCGCCAGCCGGGGGCCAACATCGTCGACACCGTGGACCGCATCCAGGGCGAGTTGCCGCGCCTGGAGGCCATGCTGCCGGCCTCGGTGGACGTGACCGTGCTCTCGGACCGCACCAAGACCATCCGCGCGTCCTTGCATGAAGTGGAAATCACCCTGCTGATCGCGGTGCTGCTGGTGGTGGCGGTGATGGCGCTGTTCCTGCGCCAGCTGTCGGCGACGCTGATCGTCTCCAGTGTGCTCGGGGTGTCGCTGGTGGCCAGTTTCGCGCTGATGTATGTGATGGGCTTCAGCCTGAACAACCTGACCCTGGTGGCCATCGTGATCTCGGTGGGCTTCGTGGTCGACGACGCGATTGTCGTGGTGGAGAACATCCATCGCCATCTGGAGGCCGGCGACGGCATGCGCGAGGCGGCGATCAAGGGCGCCGGCGAAATCGGCTTCACCGTGGTGTCCATCAGCTTCTCGCTGATCGCCGCGTTCATTCCCCTGCTGTTCATGGGTGGCGTGGTCGGGCGGCTGTTCAAGGAGTTCGCCCTGACCGCCACCTCGACCATCCTGATTTCGGTGGTGGTGTCGCTGACCCTGGCGCCGACCCTGGCGGCGCTGTTCATGCGCGCGCCGACTGATCATCCCCATGATCGCCCGGGCTTCGGCGAACGCCTGCTGGCACTCTACGAACGTGGGCTGCGCCGAGCCCTGGCCCATCAACGGCTGATGCTCGGCCTGTTCGGCCTGACCCTGGGCCTGGCCATCGCCGGCTATGTCTTCATTCCCAAGGGTTTCTTCCCGGTCCAGGACACCGGCTTCGTGCTCGGCACCAGCGAAGCGGCGGCCGATATTTCCTACCCGGACATGGTGGCAAAGCACCTGGCCCTGGCGAAGATCCTCGGCGCCGACCCGGCGGTGGAAACCTTCTCCCACTCGGTGGGCGTCACCGGCAACAACCAGACCATCGCCAACGGCCGCTTCTGGATCGCCCTCAAGGACCGCGGCCAGCGGGACGTCTCCGCCAGCCAGTTCATCGACCGCATTCGCCCGCAGCTGGCCAAGGTCCCGGGCATCGTCCTGTACCTGCGGGCCGGCCAGGACATCAACCTCAGCTCCGGGCCGAGCCGCAGCCAGTACCAGTACGTGCTCAAGAGCAACGACGGGCCGACGCTGAATACCTGGACCCAGCGCCTGACGGAAAAACTGCGGGCCAACCCGGCCTTTCGCGACCTGTCCAACGACCTGCAACTGGGCGGCAGCATCACCCATATCAGCATCGACCGCAGCGCCGCGGCGCGTTTCGGCCTGACCGCCACCGATGTCGACGAAGCGCTCTACGACGCCTTCGGCCAGCGCCAGGTCAATGAGTTCCAGACCGAGACCAACCAGTACAACGTGATCCTCGAACTGGACGCCCAGCAGCGCGGTAAGGCCGAAAGCCTGAATTACTTCTACCTGCGCTCCCCCCTGAGCGGAGAGATGGTGCCGCTGTCGGCGCTGGCCAAGGTCGACCCGCCCACCGTCGGCCCGTTGTCCATCGCCCACGACGGCATGTTCCCGGCCGCCAACCTGTCGTTCAACCTGGCCCCCGGCGTGGCCCTGGGCGACGCGGTGATCATGCTCGACCAGGCGAAAAACCAGATCGGCATGCCCGCCTCCATCGCCGGCAATTTCCAGGGCGCGGCCCAGGCCTTCCAGAGTTCCCTGGCCAGCCAGCCGTGGCTGATCCTCGCGGCGCTGGTGGCGGTGTACATCATCCTCGGCGTGCTCTACGAGAGCTTCGTCCACCCGCTGACGATCATTTCCACCCTGCCCTCGGCCGGCCTTGGCGCACTGATCATGCTCTGGCTGCTGGGCCAGGACTTCTCGATCATGGCCCTGATCGGCCTGGTGCTGCTGATCGGCATCGTCAAGAAAAACGGCATCCTGATGATCGACTTCGCCCTCGAAGCCCAGCGCAAGGGCGGGCTGTCGCCGCAGGAGGCGATCTACCAGGCCTGTATCACCCGTTTCCGGCCGATCATCATGACCACCCTCGCCGCTTTGCTCGGCGCCTTGCCGCTGATGCTCGGCTATGGCGCCGGCGCGGAGTTGCGCCAGCCGCTGGGGATCGCCGTGGTCGGTGGCCTGCTGGTGAGCCAGGCGCTGACGCTGTTCACCACTCCGGTCATATACTTGTGGCTCGAGCGGCTATTCCATCGGCCCACACCAGCGCCAGCGCTGGCGAGCACATCCTGA
- a CDS encoding OprD family porin, producing the protein MAATIAPCVQAADEASPEGFVEGASLKLNARNYYMNRNRHQQAPDNIEWGQGFLGIFESGYTQGTVGFGIDANAMLGLKLDGGGGTDSSSILPVSDGSGKAPTSFSTAGATLKIRAFDTELKAGDLFLNNPVIAGGQSRMLPQTFRGVSLANHSFDGWLLEGGQASFTKPYNQSGRRRIDTAYGKLANGDESRHLNWAGVAWSGVPGLTSSLYAAELKDIWNQYYYDLDYSYALNELVTLNPGLHFYHTQDTGDALLGDIDNNTYSLHFTLGVGHHSLTAAYQRVNGNTPFDYINQGDSIYLDNSQQYSDFNGPNERSWKLKYAYDFAGLGLPGLTSALSYSRGELDLTKVDPHSRGYANWYSAGGEHARHWERDLDLKYVVQGGKAKDLAVRLQWATNRGGNGYGALDNDTDEYRVIVDYPFSVF; encoded by the coding sequence ATGGCTGCAACTATCGCCCCCTGTGTTCAGGCCGCCGACGAGGCCAGCCCCGAAGGCTTCGTCGAAGGCGCAAGCCTCAAGCTCAACGCCCGCAACTACTACATGAATCGCAACCGCCACCAGCAGGCTCCCGACAATATCGAGTGGGGCCAAGGTTTCCTGGGGATCTTCGAGTCGGGTTATACCCAGGGCACGGTCGGTTTCGGCATCGATGCCAACGCCATGCTCGGCTTGAAACTCGATGGTGGTGGCGGCACCGACAGCTCGAGCATCCTGCCGGTCAGCGATGGCAGCGGCAAAGCGCCGACCTCGTTTTCCACTGCTGGCGCCACCCTGAAAATCCGCGCCTTCGACACCGAGCTCAAGGCCGGCGATCTGTTCCTCAACAATCCGGTGATCGCCGGTGGCCAGAGCCGCATGCTGCCGCAGACCTTCCGCGGGGTCAGCCTGGCCAACCACAGCTTCGACGGCTGGCTGCTCGAAGGCGGCCAGGCCAGCTTCACCAAGCCCTATAACCAGAGCGGCCGTCGACGTATCGACACGGCCTACGGCAAACTGGCGAATGGCGACGAAAGCCGCCACCTGAACTGGGCCGGCGTGGCCTGGAGCGGCGTGCCCGGGCTGACCAGCAGCCTGTACGCCGCCGAACTCAAGGACATCTGGAACCAGTACTACTACGACCTCGACTACAGCTATGCGCTGAACGAGCTGGTGACCCTGAACCCAGGCCTGCACTTCTATCACACCCAGGACACCGGCGACGCGCTGCTGGGCGACATCGACAACAACACCTACAGCCTGCATTTCACCCTGGGCGTCGGTCACCATAGCCTCACCGCCGCTTACCAGCGGGTGAATGGCAACACCCCGTTCGACTACATCAACCAGGGTGACAGCATCTACCTGGACAACTCCCAGCAGTATTCGGATTTCAACGGCCCCAACGAGCGTTCATGGAAACTCAAGTACGCCTACGACTTCGCCGGCCTCGGCCTGCCGGGCCTGACTTCGGCGCTCTCCTACTCGCGCGGTGAGCTGGACCTGACCAAGGTCGACCCGCACAGCCGTGGCTACGCCAACTGGTACAGCGCCGGCGGCGAGCACGCCAGGCACTGGGAACGCGACCTTGACCTCAAGTACGTGGTGCAGGGTGGAAAGGCCAAGGATCTGGCGGTCCGCCTGCAGTGGGCCACCAACCGTGGCGGCAACGGTTATGGCGCGCTGGACAATGACACCGACGAATACCGGGTGATCGTCGATTACCCATTCAGTGTGTTCTAA
- a CDS encoding YkgJ family cysteine cluster protein encodes MNTRFSCVGCGKCCNDHHVPLTLGEAHQWALDGGQVIVLVEGFLSNGLGLPAQQREHAERRSCVVPSGNAQAHVAITFAAYNVGPCRNLDEDQLCRIYERRPLVCRIYPMEINPHIPLNPAVKDCPPESWEKGPQLIVGGELVDRELAELIQRSRQADRDDIHSKQAICQLLGIHTTALKGDGFTAYLPDMAALAEAIERVQAQPLTPAGEWLFHVSGEDIAGQVQDAGAQVVTEAPLTYAFISLRAA; translated from the coding sequence ATGAATACTCGTTTTTCCTGCGTAGGCTGCGGCAAGTGCTGCAACGATCACCACGTTCCCCTGACCCTCGGCGAAGCCCACCAGTGGGCGCTGGATGGCGGCCAGGTGATCGTGCTGGTGGAAGGCTTCCTGAGCAATGGCCTGGGGCTGCCGGCCCAACAGCGTGAGCACGCCGAACGGCGTTCCTGCGTGGTGCCCAGCGGCAATGCCCAGGCCCACGTGGCGATCACCTTCGCCGCCTACAACGTCGGCCCCTGCCGGAATCTTGACGAAGACCAGCTGTGCCGGATCTATGAACGCCGGCCGCTGGTGTGCCGCATCTACCCGATGGAAATCAATCCGCACATCCCGCTCAACCCGGCGGTCAAGGATTGCCCGCCCGAATCCTGGGAAAAAGGCCCGCAGCTGATCGTCGGTGGCGAACTGGTGGACCGGGAACTGGCCGAACTGATCCAGCGCTCGCGCCAGGCCGACCGCGACGATATCCACAGCAAACAAGCCATCTGCCAACTGCTGGGCATTCACACCACCGCCCTCAAGGGCGACGGCTTTACCGCCTACCTGCCGGACATGGCAGCCCTGGCCGAAGCCATCGAGCGAGTCCAGGCGCAACCGCTGACGCCGGCCGGCGAGTGGCTGTTCCATGTATCCGGTGAAGACATTGCCGGGCAAGTGCAGGACGCCGGCGCCCAGGTGGTGACCGAGGCGCCGCTCACCTACGCCTTCATTTCCTTGCGGGCAGCATGA
- a CDS encoding heavy metal sensor histidine kinase, with protein MPRNSIALRLSGLFTLVALLIFLLIGGALYQQVDKGLGLLPEAELDARYSVLESALTRFGNPEHWAKINNKLKLLSEEDKRIRFWVVSGDPAYEYGNPDPQIRRFAQGPLGMRDLTLPGHPYPLKVLVSQLPAKELRPPLRFLIAIDTETFYETQHQLLIALISLAIVGVLLASALGYWVARIGLKPLIGLSEEAQRLAPPRLSGRLQLSSLPPELTQFANSFNSTLERVEQAYSRLESFNADVAHELRSPLTNLIGQTQVALTRGRSAEHYFEVLQSNLEELERLRSIINDMLFLASADQGSKATKLTSTSLASEVATTLDYLDFILEDAQVKVEVRGDAQVQIEIAHLRRALINLLSNAVQHTEPGQVIRVQIDVQEHQVTIAVSNPGQAIAREHLPRLFERFYRVDASRSNSGANHGLGLAIVKAIALMHGGDVFVRSDDGMNTFGLYLPT; from the coding sequence GTGCCTCGTAATTCGATTGCCCTGCGCCTGAGCGGGCTGTTCACCCTGGTCGCCCTGCTGATCTTCCTGCTGATCGGCGGCGCGCTCTATCAACAGGTGGACAAGGGCCTGGGCCTGCTGCCCGAGGCCGAGCTGGACGCGCGCTACAGCGTGCTGGAGTCGGCCCTGACGCGCTTCGGCAACCCGGAGCACTGGGCCAAGATCAACAACAAGCTCAAGCTGCTCAGCGAAGAAGACAAGCGCATCCGTTTCTGGGTGGTCAGCGGCGATCCCGCCTACGAATACGGCAACCCCGACCCGCAGATCCGCCGCTTCGCCCAGGGCCCACTGGGCATGCGCGACCTGACCCTGCCCGGGCATCCCTATCCGCTGAAAGTGCTGGTCAGCCAGCTGCCGGCCAAGGAGCTGCGCCCGCCGCTGCGCTTTCTGATCGCCATCGACACCGAGACCTTCTACGAGACCCAGCACCAGCTGCTGATTGCCCTGATCAGCCTGGCCATCGTCGGCGTGCTGCTGGCCTCGGCGCTGGGCTACTGGGTGGCGCGCATCGGCCTCAAGCCCTTGATCGGGCTGTCCGAAGAGGCCCAGCGTCTGGCCCCGCCGAGGCTTTCCGGACGCCTGCAGCTGTCGTCGCTGCCGCCGGAGCTGACGCAGTTCGCCAACTCGTTCAACTCGACCCTGGAGCGGGTGGAGCAAGCCTATTCGCGCCTGGAATCCTTCAATGCCGACGTCGCCCACGAACTGCGCTCGCCCCTGACCAACCTGATCGGCCAGACCCAGGTGGCGCTGACCCGCGGGCGTTCCGCCGAGCATTATTTCGAGGTGCTGCAATCCAATCTCGAAGAGCTGGAACGGCTGCGCTCGATCATCAACGACATGCTGTTCCTGGCCAGCGCCGACCAGGGCAGCAAGGCCACCAAGCTCACCAGCACCTCCCTGGCCAGCGAAGTGGCGACCACCCTGGACTACCTGGACTTCATCCTCGAAGACGCCCAGGTCAAGGTCGAGGTCCGCGGCGATGCCCAGGTGCAGATCGAGATCGCCCACCTGCGTCGGGCGCTGATCAACCTACTGAGCAACGCCGTGCAGCACACCGAGCCCGGGCAGGTGATCCGGGTGCAGATCGATGTGCAGGAACACCAGGTGACCATCGCCGTGAGCAACCCCGGCCAGGCCATCGCCCGCGAGCATCTGCCACGGCTGTTCGAGCGCTTCTACCGGGTCGACGCCTCCCGCAGCAACAGCGGCGCCAACCACGGCCTGGGGCTGGCAATCGTCAAGGCCATCGCTCTGATGCACGGCGGCGACGTGTTCGTGCGCAGCGATGACGGCATGAACACCTTCGGCCTCTACCTGCCGACCTGA
- a CDS encoding sensor domain-containing diguanylate cyclase: MSVSSATPRNTTTLTRSERMLILGSSLMVISILSIVTFLLIRERGSAEMAATRAASNIVQLIDADVLRNVELYDVSLRGLISASQRDDLKQVSPTIRHMALFDRATAAPYKGNILLLDSRGDVLADSASVEPRQGNFSDREYFQSHVNNPDPGMLISRPFRARPPELDWRISFSRRVSGERGEFLGVAEAAMRLDYFSQLFKSLNVGRDSSVNLISRDGILLAQEPPRADNLIGQDFSQRPNFIRILREGNGSFKGMSSTQQPRLYTFSQVGDLPLIVIVALSSNEVFASWQRTALVVGGATGALCLGLLWLTWLLCRELRRRQSAEQELAQLAATDALTGLDNRRSLDQTLAREWGRAQRSHSALSLLMLDVDHFKAFNDRYGHPLGDEALRIVARVISDNIRRPGDLAARYGGEEFAVVLPETDNEGARRIAEHIRLAIERLPPIRDGASPITISIGLSTWAGTPKSSLEALCSMADKALYQAKAEGRNRVVG, encoded by the coding sequence ATGAGTGTGAGTAGTGCGACACCCCGCAACACGACCACTTTGACCCGGTCGGAAAGGATGCTGATTCTTGGAAGCTCACTGATGGTCATCTCCATCCTGAGCATCGTGACCTTCTTGCTGATTCGCGAACGCGGCAGCGCCGAAATGGCCGCCACCCGCGCGGCCTCCAACATCGTGCAATTGATCGACGCCGACGTGCTGCGCAATGTCGAGCTGTACGACGTATCCCTGCGTGGCCTGATCAGCGCCTCGCAACGCGACGACCTGAAACAGGTATCGCCGACCATTCGCCATATGGCGCTGTTCGACCGGGCCACCGCGGCCCCCTACAAGGGCAACATCCTGCTGCTCGACTCGCGCGGCGACGTGCTTGCCGACTCCGCCTCGGTCGAACCGCGCCAGGGCAACTTTTCCGACCGGGAGTATTTTCAGTCCCATGTGAATAACCCTGATCCGGGCATGCTGATCAGCCGACCGTTCCGCGCCCGCCCGCCCGAGCTGGATTGGCGCATCAGTTTCAGCCGGCGGGTGTCCGGCGAGCGCGGGGAGTTCCTCGGCGTGGCCGAAGCAGCCATGCGCCTGGACTACTTCAGCCAATTGTTCAAAAGCCTGAATGTCGGCCGCGACAGCTCGGTCAACCTGATCAGTCGCGACGGTATCCTGCTGGCCCAGGAACCACCGCGAGCGGACAACCTGATCGGCCAGGACTTCAGCCAACGGCCCAATTTCATCCGCATCCTGCGCGAGGGGAACGGCAGCTTCAAAGGCATGTCCAGCACCCAGCAGCCGCGCCTGTATACCTTCTCCCAGGTCGGAGACCTGCCGCTGATCGTGATCGTGGCGCTTTCCAGCAATGAAGTCTTCGCCTCCTGGCAGCGTACCGCGCTGGTGGTCGGCGGCGCCACCGGTGCGCTGTGCCTGGGCCTGTTGTGGCTGACCTGGCTGCTTTGCCGGGAATTGCGCCGCCGCCAGAGCGCCGAGCAGGAACTCGCGCAACTGGCCGCCACTGACGCTCTCACCGGCTTGGACAACCGCCGCAGCCTGGACCAGACCCTGGCCCGCGAATGGGGACGCGCGCAACGCTCCCACAGCGCCCTGTCGCTGCTGATGTTGGACGTGGATCACTTCAAGGCCTTCAACGACCGCTACGGCCACCCGCTCGGCGATGAAGCCCTGCGCATCGTGGCCCGGGTGATCAGTGACAATATCCGTCGCCCCGGCGACCTGGCCGCACGCTACGGCGGCGAAGAGTTCGCCGTGGTCCTGCCGGAGACCGATAACGAAGGCGCCCGGCGTATCGCCGAGCATATCCGCCTGGCGATCGAGCGCCTGCCGCCGATCCGGGACGGCGCCTCGCCGATCACCATCAGCATCGGCCTCAGCACTTGGGCAGGCACGCCGAAGTCCAGCCTGGAAGCGCTGTGCTCGATGGCCGACAAAGCGCTGTACCAGGCCAAGGCCGAGGGGCGAAACCGGGTGGTGGGTTAA